ATGAATAGCACCAAAGATCATTTTAGTGACAGCACATGGACAGCACCAAAGATCATTTTAAATACAGCAAATGAACAGTATCAAATATCATTTACTGAACAATATACCACATCATTTACTGTAAATTTCAGAGTACACAAGGACCACATGGACATAATGCAGAGACCATGCATGAACATcattcctactccctccgttcgaaaatacttgtcatcaaaatggataagaagagatgtatctagaactaaaatacatctagatacatgcccttttatccattttgatgacaagtatttccggacggagggagtagtatttaacaGCAACCAAATGAGCATCTAAACATCAAATCTCAGGTCCTTTCTTGCTCTCAAAGACCTTCTTGTATGCTGCCAGGTTGAAAACTGTTTGAGAAATTCTTGTTGATCGAGAGAAAGTTAGAATTGTTCAGTACAAAAGTTGGCCTTTTACTTTATACTTGAATTTGGATCACAACATAGCAGAGTATAGGTTTTATGTGTGCACGGGGGGCATCGGCCCCCTTGCCCATATTTCTAAAGTATGGAAGTTATCACAAAAGAAGGGCATTCCCTCATGAATGTAGTACGCATTGGCTTATAACAACAAGCCATTTCTATAGAACTCGAGCGAGGGTAATCGACTCAAAGCTCAGCGAATTAAACTCTCAAGAAGGAATCGGCGAGAAATGCTGGTCAAACCTATGTTCATTACTTTAGAATGCATGAGCGGAAAATTATTAGGATGTAACTCACATTGGTTCTTCATCAAGCAAACACATTTGTGTTGTTGGGAATGTAGAATCCACAATCTGAATCCCTACTGCCTGTTTCAGTTCTACAGATGCTGAGCTTTGGTGAGAAACTTTTTAGGCGGATCTAAAGACAGAAGAAGTGTACGCTCTCATGAAGCTGCAGCCGCTGAACCTAGAGCAGATCTCCCACGAACTGCCCGCCGAGATGGGCATCGTGAACAAGCCAGTGAATTACTATTGGAAGACGGTGACGAGTAGCGACGTCAATACTAGTTGGGGGTGCTCTGTGCCCCGCGATGTAGCTGAGCGCTTGTTCCCGCCTCTTGTATAACCTTCTCTACTTCTCATCCTCTCTGTGACCTTTTGCTGTTACCAGTAAAATTTAATTTGTGTGTCAGGATTTCACACAGACACAGCAGCAGGACCTATTTGCGTGCGACATTCATGGTGTTGACTGGAAGTTCAAGCAACACAACAAAGTATAGAATTTGCTATCATGCATGCAGCGAAAGAATCGTGTGATCATCCTGCCAGAGCTGCAATTGTCAATaacattatagtaccttgaagccTCTCCTGGCAGATTTGTAGTTGAGGTGGGTTTTAActtttaagaagaagaaaaaaccatTGAAAAATAGCTAGCAGTACGAATGTATGATCCATGCCCCATATAGTATATGCTGATGGCATCTTGATCAGCATAGCTTAGCTTTACTTCTTTCAACCATATATACAAGGGTCGTGCATGCTTTTGGGCAAGAATAAATAAATTAAATCTAATCAAAATCTATACATCCGTGCAACTATAGCAGGGCGACCCGACCATCACCGATCACGTACGGATCTTCCACCGCCCATCTCCTTCCTAAGGAGAGGGCGTTTTGGTCAGAGCCTGACGAAGAACACGGCGAGCTCCGGGCCGGTGCCGCCGCCCTGGGGCGTCACCATGTAGAGCGACTCCGAGTCCCACGACCCCACCAAGTGCTCGAAGCAGCCGCGCATGTACGCCACCTCGTCGTCCGGCGCCGACCCCGAGACCCCacctccagctccagctccagctgGGACCGGGAGCACGCCGGCGCCCATGGACACTGCCCGCAGCGTCTCCATCACCGTCAGGTCGTAGTCCGTCGCCTCCCGCCGCACCGCGTACCCGGTCTTCCTCCCGTTGCAGAACATGGTCCACGCCACCTCGTCCAGCAGCGGCGGCGCGCGCTTAGGCCCCTCGCCAGTGCCGCCGCGGCGGCGCTCGGTCTCCAGCACGATGCGCGCGCCGGCGGGGTTGCCGAGCTCGCGGAGCAGCGCGTGCGTCTGCAGCGCCAGCTCCACCACCAGGCTCGGCAGGCTCCGGGGCGTCTCCTGCAGCGCCAGCGCGACGCGGCCCTTGCGGCGGCCGAACAGCGTGCCCGTCACACGCCGGCacggccgcctcccgccgcccgacGCGACGTGCCGCGACATGAGGTGCGAGTCGGCGGCGCCCGAGGAGGTCGACGCCGCGACCTCGCGCGCCGACCCCGCCGGCGTCCTCCCGCACCGGGGCGCCAGGATGGGGAGCGCGCGGCGAAGCTTCTGGAACAGCAGCGCCGGCCGGGAGGGGCTACGTGCGGGCCGGTTCTTCCGCGACGGCGCCTCCAGCGTGTGGCCCGGGGCGCCGCGCGCCGGGGACTGGCCTGGCCGTCCACCGTTCCCGTCATCGCTGGAGATGGAGGACGTTCGGGCGCTGGCGCTGGTGCCGGAGGAGGCCACGCTGCTGGTCCGGCTTGGCGGGCCGTCGACCTTATTAGGACGTTTGGCGAAGCCCATTGGCTCGCGGGCGCGGTGGCCGGAGGCCGGAGACCGAGACGAATGGCGGCTAGATCCCTCGTGCGGGGTTGCAGGTGGTTTCGATTCGATGGCTGGCTGTTGTTATCTTGTGGTGCCAAATTAAGGAAGGCAAAGCGTGAGCTGGGAGGCCGTTTCTGTTTTGGCGGTTAGGGTTGCTTTGCTGGGTCGTCGTCCAAGCTGCCCGCCATTTTTGGGCTTGGATCCGATCATATCATACAGTACAAAAGTAATTTGATtggagaaaataaaataaaaaagcatGCATCAATTGCAAAAACCATGGACTAGGTTTGCAGAAACCACCGAGCTACGAATTTGTGATAGTAAGTAACACCTACTCACGGGTAATTTCGTTGCATAAAACACTGATTGGTGGGTTCAAGAGTTTCGAAGCACCCAATCACAGGATCAGAATCACACTCTAGAACATACCTTTCTGAAAGAAAGGGTTTATGATAGCAAGGTGAGGTCCATTTATCAATGCTGACTTGGCAAAAAAAAAAAGACTGGTCTTCAACACCGTACCCCAGCCTAGcttttttttttgagcaaaagagggtttcccctccaattTTCATTATAGAAACCAGGCCGAAGCCACGAGCAGTCTAGAAGTCTTACAATAAGAAGCGGAACAGAGAGTAAAAGTGAAACCCACGCAAGGAGTGGCCAGGGACACAGCCCCCCACCCCCCGGATAGTCAGATCATTACAAGTTTCCATCACAAAAGGCTAAACGAAGGAGAAGACAAATCTAAAGCAAAAGCAGCAGCAAGCTCTTGAAATGTCGCAGCTTCCCTAATCCTTCAGCCGCGGAACCCCGAAGCGCCATCCTTGCGAAGCTTTGAAGATCTCACTTGCCACCTGCTCGATGAGTCTTGCCCCCAACGTCAGCATTCTTTCCCCTGGGCCCTTTTTCTGCAAAATAGCCCAATCAGTAATCCAGCAGCATATTCGTTTAATGATCCCAATCGGGTCGTTTACTTTTTTCTTATCAAACACAATGTCATTGCGGCAATTCCAAATCGCCCAAAGCAGAGCAGAAGTGCCAATCAACACCAGTTTTTTACTCTCTTTGTTAAAATTGTTTAGCCACCCCCCAAAACAGTCGTCAATGTTTATGGGAGTTTTCTTAAAGTCAAATGAACATCTCACCAGATTCCAAATGATTCTGGCAACCGAACAGGAGAAGAAAAGATGATCAATGTTTTCCTCCTGTCCACAAAACACACAATGTTTGTCCCCTTTCCATCCTCTTTTCAATAGGGTGTCTCTAGTAAGGATACTTTTTTTGCTTAGCAACCAAAGAAAGAACTTGATTTTTGCAGGTACCTTGACTTTCCACAGGAATTTGTGTGGAAAACCCATGTCAGTACGAACTAGGTGTAGATATAAGGATTTTACAGTGAATATTCTGTTAGCATTGAGCATCCACATGGGCTTGTCTCTGCCCCCGTGCATTAATATGTCCTCACATCTTCTTTTAAGGCTATCCCACAGCCCCCCATAGCCTCCATCTATATTTCTTCTGAAAGACATAGCATTCCACCCTTTTTCAATCACCCCTCTGACAGTAATTTCTCTGTCATTGCTAATCGCATACAATGAGGGGTATGCCTCTTTTAGTGGTTTGTCATCCACCCACCAATCTTCCCAGAATCTGGTATTTCTCCCATCCCCTAGTTTTTTTTATGTGAGGGAAAACTAAATTCTTGATACTTATCAGGCTAGTCCAGAATTGCGAGTCCCCCTGTCTTTTTTTAATGCCTGACAAGCATTTGTTCTGGATATATTTAGATCTAATGATATCTTGCCAAAGTCCCTCCTCAGCTTCTAGTTTCCAAATCCATTTAGCTAGCAAGGCAATGTTAAATTTCTCTAGATTGATTAGCCCGAGACCTCCTTGTTGTTTAGGAAGGCAGCATGTTTTCCAGTTAACTAAATGATACTTTTTTTATCCTCTTCCGCTTGCCATACCAGTCTCGCCCTGAAGAAATCAACTTTTTTCCTGACTCCAACAGGGAGCAGATAGAAAGACATCATGTATATAGGAATATTTGTTAGGCACGACTGTACTAATGTGACTCTGCCAGCAATATTGAGCAATCTGCCTTGCCAGCACGCACATCTTTTCTCTATTTTCTCAGTTACATTCCTCCACATCCCATTACTGATCCTTTTATCATGGACTGGTAGGCCTAGGTATTTCAGTGGCATCTCCCCAAACGCACAAGTAAAAATCTCTTGATATATATCTTTCTTGTCCTTAGCTTCTCCAAAGAGGTATAtgtcacttttatgaaaattaatcGTGAGTCCTGACATTTGTTCAAAAGCAGTCAGAATAAATTTGAGATTTCTCGCTGACACCTCATCATCCTGGATTAGGAAtatggtgtcatctgcatattgcagcaTGTTCACTCCATTTTCATGATTGTCTGTGAGAACCCCTTTAATAAATCCCTCATTTCTAGCTCTGTCCATAATAATGGCCAGGGCGTCAATAGCTAAATCAAACAATAGGGGGGATAATGAGTCCCCCTGGCGAAGCCCTTTAAAAGTTTTAAAAAACTTTCCAATATTGTCATTTACCTTCACACCCACTTGTCCCCCCCCTCATGGTGTGCATCACCCAGTCACACCACTTGTCAGGAAATTTTTTGAGTTTCAGCATTTTATGGACAAAAGGCCATTTGATTTTGTCATATGCCTTTTCAAAATCTACCTTAAATAGCATAgcattttgttttttcattttgaTTGAATTTATAGCTTCATGTAGGATCACCACTCCCTCCATAATGTATCTGCCTTTCACAAAAGCAGTTTGAATGGGGGAGATGATGGGGTTAACAACCTTACTAAGCCTGTTCATCAGGACTTTAGTGATGATTTTGAAGCTGACATTCAACAGGCAAATGGGTctcaatttctggatctgtttggCATCTTTGACCTTTGGGACCAAGGTAATGATCCCATAATTCAACCTAGCTAAATCAACCACACCTCTGTGGAAATCATCCATAATGTTTTTTATATCATTCTTGATTAAATCCCAGAAGTTCTGATATAATTCTTTCTTGGGCATTAATCCCTCTCAATTCTGCATTTTTATCTATCATGTCCAGCATATTTAACAGTTCCTTCTTTCTTTTCCTATACATAGCATTAGCATTTAAAACCCACCCTTTGATTTTTTGTCTAATGTTTCTGAGTCTTTTTTGCCAAGTGTCCATACTAGATCCATTACACCTCACCTTCTAGTTTTTTTCCACAAATTCCTTAAATCCTTCCATATGAATCCATGCATTTTCAAATCTAAAAATGGGAGGAGCATTTCTCTGCTCACCAGAATCCAACAACAGTGGAGTGTGATCTGAAATCTCTCTTTCTAATGCTGTGACCATAGTCATGGGGTATTTATCTTCCCAATCTGGGCATACCAAGACCCTATCAAGTTTCTCATATGTAGGGTCTGGCATATTATTTGCCCAAGTGAATTGTCTCCCACTGATTGGGATGTCTCTTAATCCAGCATGTTCAATaatagcattaaaaacaaagctgAAGTGATCCACACCCCCCCCCCAGGTTTATTTTTCTCTGCACTTTTTCTAATGATATTAAAATCCCCCCCCCCAATGACACAAGGGGAGAGTGTTATCTTGATACAATCTAGATAATTCAGCTAAAAAAGCTGCTTTCCCTTCTCTTTGAGCATCACCATAGACAGTCACCAAGTTCCAACTAAACTTAGCTTTTTTTATCAAAAAGTAGTGTTCTGATAAAATATGTGCCTTTTCCACTTGTATcaagtcaaaattatcattattaATTCCTACCAATATTCCTCCAGATTTGCCTCGAGGGGCAATCCATTCCCAGAGAAATTTTTTTCCCCTAGCAAGGTTGTGAAATTCATTTTTTGTAAAGTCACCCTTAATGGTCTCCAAAAGGCCAACAAAATCTAATTTTTTTTCTATGATTGCCTCTCTGATAAAGTTTTTCTTTGTGTCATGTCTAATCCCCCTCACATTCCAAAATATTCCTTTcattgtttctttttcttctttctccctCCCCTAAAAGATATAGCAAGCTTCCCAGCACTAGCAGCTGAGGTGTCAATCTTATTTTTCTTATTACTAGAGAATATTTTCCTCAAGGTGTCATTGTAATCAAGATCCATTTCTGTATCAGAGTGATCATCACCTGAGCATAGTTCTTCTAGTTTAGCATCTCCAATATCAATTagatttggagaactttcattttttctttttcctcttgaTTTCTTATGTTTTGTAGATATATATCTCTTCTAGCCTGTTCCATATTGGAGATCAGGTCTAGGTTTTGGCTGACCAGGTCAATAGTACACCCCAGCTCCACCCCCACTTTCTCTGCCATTTCAAACAAAGAGATTTGATCCTTAGTAAGGGTTGGGGACTTACCATAGTTATCCTTGTCAGCAGCTCTCTCCTTAGCCAGATCTTCAATCTTGGAGTCCTTTTTTTCTAGATTTCTGTCACTTCTTCTGGTTGGTCcttctttgtctttttctttcttctctttATCAGAGATCCCCAGTTTTGATCCAGAGATTCCACACAATCCTGGCTAGCATTATAATCCACTGGTTCAGTGTAATTGTCTTCTATCAGAGGATCTtgaatattatctttatcagagtCATTTTTCTCTCCCATATCATCTCGAGAGATATCTTTTTCATCCCACTGGTCTACTTTTTCTAT
This window of the Triticum aestivum cultivar Chinese Spring chromosome 5D, IWGSC CS RefSeq v2.1, whole genome shotgun sequence genome carries:
- the LOC123126312 gene encoding protein MIZU-KUSSEI 1-like; this encodes MGFAKRPNKVDGPPSRTSSVASSGTSASARTSSISSDDGNGGRPGQSPARGAPGHTLEAPSRKNRPARSPSRPALLFQKLRRALPILAPRCGRTPAGSAREVAASTSSGAADSHLMSRHVASGGGRRPCRRVTGTLFGRRKGRVALALQETPRSLPSLVVELALQTHALLRELGNPAGARIVLETERRRGGTGEGPKRAPPLLDEVAWTMFCNGRKTGYAVRREATDYDLTVMETLRAVSMGAGVLPVPAGAGAGGGVSGSAPDDEVAYMRGCFEHLVGSWDSESLYMVTPQGGGTGPELAVFFVRL